ACCCGGTCGCACCTGCGCGCACTCGAGCGCGACTACCCGGGCCCGCAGGCGTTCCTCCTCGACCCCGAGGGCCGGGACGTGCCCGACCCGATCGGCGGCCCGCCGGAGGTCTACCGTGAGACCGCCCGTCGCCTGCGGGCGATTCTCGAGCGGCGCCTGGACGACCTTCGCCGGTCGGACCAGGCCGAAGGAGCCACCCCGTGAAGATCGTGCTCGGCGCCGACCATCGAGGCCATTCCAGCGTGCGTCAACTGCAGGAGAAACTCGCGCGCGAGGGACACCAGGTCGACCTCGTCGGCGACTGCTCCGGCACGCCCTGCGACTACCCCGAGCGCGCCTGGCAGATCGGACGCGCCGTCGCCGACGGGCGCGCGGACGTGGGCATCCTCGTCTGCGGCACGGGCATCGGCATGGCCATCGCCGCCAACAAGATCAAGGGCGTCCGCGCCGCCGTCGTGCACGACGAGATCACCGCCCAACTGAGCCGCAGCCACAACAACGCCAACGTCCTGTGCCTCTCGGCCGACCTGCTGGGCCAGCGCCTCATCGAGAAGATCGCCGACGTCTGGCTCGCGACGAGCTTCGAGGGCGGGCGCCACGCCCGGCGCATCCGCAAGATCCTCGCCATGGAAGAGGGCAAGGACCCCGCGACCATCAGCGAGTAACCCGCCCGCCGAGTCGGGCGATTCGCCCCTACCGCCCCCACTGCTCGGCGGGTGCCCTGAGCAGCCGGTCGAGTTCGTCTTTTTCGGCCTGGCTGGGCAGGCGCTCGCGGATGTCGCGCAGCACGTTCATCGCCTCGTTCACGCCCACGCCCCGCTCCCACGCGTGCGCCAAGAGCATGGCGTCGCGCACGCCCTGGAAGGCGCGCACGTTCGACTTCAGCACGCTCAGCAGCCCGTCCTCGGGGCGCGCCTCCAGCAGCGGGGTGGCGCTCAGCCAGAGCGCGTCGCGCAGGATCGGGTCGCGCTGGCGCGTCGGGCTCATCCGCGCGAACACCCGCCACACCGACTGCGTGAACCCCGCGCGGAAGAAGGGCAGCACCAGCAACTCCGCAACCTCGGGCGAGATGGCGTCGGGGTTCTGCTCCAGCAGCGTGGCGCCGAGGCGTGCCACGTCCGCGTCGCGCCCCGCGAGCATCAGGGCGCGGATCGCCGACGCGTACCGCGCGCCCGTCAGGTCGTCGCGCAGCGTGCCGAGCACGTCGGCCTCGCCGGGGAGCGCCCCTCTCTCGCCGCGGGGCGCGGGCGGGCCCAGCGTGTACAGCGGGTCGCCCAGGATCGTGATCTTCCACCACGGCGCGCCGTCGAGCCGCGCCGCCACGCCGAACGGCGCCCCGGCCCGCAACCGCCCCGCGAGCGCGGGCGTCGGCACGAACCCGCCCAGGTAGGGCTCGTGCACCGACCCAGCGTAGACGAACACGCCCCGCTCCAGCCAGCGCCCGCCCAGCCGATCTCGGTTGGCCGCGGCGGTCGCCGACCACGAGTGCACGATCGCCGCCGCCGCGGGAACATCGAGCACGGGAACATCGCCCGGCAGGCACCGCCCGGTGTGCACCTCGAAGAAATCGTCGTTGCCCTTGGTGTTCACCATCACCAGCCCGCCCGACACCGGGCGCGCTGCCCGGATGCGCCAGTCCCACGACGTCGTGCGGGGCGAGTCGAGCACCTCGGCCCGCAGCCCCCCCTCGCGCAGGATCTCCGCCGCCTGCGTGCAGTCGTACTTCGCCCACGCCCCCTCGTTCGGGTAGCCGTCGAACAGCCACGCGTCCTGCGGCTGCAAGAACAGCGCGCACATCGCCCGGTACACCGACACCGGCGCCGTGCCGAACGCGTGCCCGCCCCACGCCCAGCGCGCCCCGGGCGTCGCCGCCGGGCCCAGCCGCCCCACCCGGTCGCTCATCGCGAGCAGTTCCTTGCCCGTGTCGTACCGATTGGGCGAGTTCATCGCGATCGTCACGCCCTCGAGATCGTCCCCCAGCCCCCGCCACGACCACCCGCTCGTCTCCGCGACGCGCTCGCTCGCGCGGAGCAGGATCTCCGTCTCGGGCGCGCCGATCGTCGCGTCGAAGCCCTGGCGCATCGGCACGAAGCCCACGGCCTGCCCGCGCCCCGCCGCCAACGCCAGCCCGCCCGCCCACGCCGGGTCTTCCACGTTCATCAGCACGATGCCCGGGGGCGTGTGCCCGATTCCCCGCCAATGCGCCAGCAGCGCGTCCTCGCCGATCATGCTCCCCGGCGCGCCCTCGGGCACATCCCACGCCCGCGCCACGCCGTCGGTCACGCTCGCGATCGTCGTCTTCGCGAACGACGCCCCGTCGTACGTGCCGCCCGCGTCTCCCGCGGCGTTCCACCGCACCACGCGCGCCGGGCGGAACGCACGCGCGAACCGCGCGATGTTCTCCATCCCCTCCAGCGTCCCGTCATCGATCAGCACCGGGAACCGCGCCGTGGGCGACCACTCGCCGATCGCCCGCGTGTACGACCCCGCGTCGCGCACCAGCACCAGCACGTCGCCCACCGTCGCCGCCCGGCGCGTGGCGTCGACCCGTCGCCCGATGCGCACCTGCGCGGGCTCGTCGGCCGGGGCCGCCTGCCCGCCGGGCACAGGCGGCAGCGGGATCGGGTTCACCACCGGCGCCGGCGTCGGGCTCGCCGGTGGTGCAGCCCCCTGCGCCCACGCCGCGCACGCAACCCATGCCAGCGCGCCCTGGACAATCGCCTGCCCAACCGCCCCCAGCAGCCGCGGAAGTCGTGCCATGGCCAGAGCGTACGGGCCCCGCGCCGATTTCCGTGACGGACGCCCTGGGGAAGCGCATCCACGTGCCCCATCGGCGCGGACGGGGCGGCGTCCGGGCCATTCGCCCGTTCCGCCCATCGAGCCCTGTCATGCATCACACCCGCCGTGAGTTCATCAAGGTCTCGCTCGCCTCGTCCGCCGCCCTGGCGCTCACCCCCACCCTGCTCGCGGGCGTCGAGCGGCGCAAGCGCCTGCGGATCCTCATCCTCGGGGGCACGGGCTTCCTGGGCCCGGCCATCGTCGAGGACGCCCTCAAGCGCGGGCACGAACTCACGCTCTTCAACCGCGGCAAGCGCGAGAAGACCAAGGGCACCTCCTTCGACGACGTCACCAAGCTCTACGGCAACCGCGACCCCAACAAGCACGCCGAAGACCCCAAGCCCGAGGGCCCCAAGGGCCTCGAACAGATCGAAGCCGCCGTCAAAGCCGGCACGAAGTGGGACGCCGTCATCGACACCAGCGGCTACGTCCCCCGCATCGTCAAGGCCTCCGCCGAACTCCTCGCCCCCGCCGCTTCGCACTACGCCTTCGTCTCCACGCTCTCCGTCTACGCCAAGAACGACACCCCCGGCATGGGCGAAGACGCCCCGCTCGGCACGCTCGCCGACCCCACCGTCGAGACCATGGGCGCGCAGTTCGAGAACTACGGCCCGCTGAAGGCCCTGTGCGAGCAGGCCGCCGAGGCCGCCATGCCCGGGCGCACGCTCAACGTCCGCCCCGGGTACATCGTCGGCGTGCGCGACGACACCGACCGCTTCAGCTACTGGCCCGTGCGCACCAGCCAGGGGGGCGAGATGCTCGTCCCAGGATCGCCCGACGACCCCGTGCAGTTCATCGACGTCCGCGACCTCGCCGCGTTCATCCTGAACGCCGTCGAGCGGAAGGTCACCGGCCCGATCAACGTCTGCGGGCCGGTCGGCGGCACCACCTGGGGCGCGCTCATCGACGCCTGCGAGCAGAGCGTGCGTCGCATGCACCGCGAGGGTGCAACGAAGGTCTGGATCCCCGCCGACTTCCTCGCGACGCAGGAACTGGGGCCGGGCATTCTGCCGATCTGGATCCCGCCGGAAGGCGAGTACGCCGGGTTCCACCGGCGCTCGATCGACAAGGCGGTGAAGGCCGGGCTCACCACGCGCCCCGCCGCCGACACGTGCGCCGAGATCCTCGGCTGGTGGCCCGGCGAGATCGAACGCCGCACCCGCGTCACGAAGGAAATGCGCGACGCCGCCATCGCCGAGGGCAAGGAACCGCCGAAGATGTCCGACCCGACGCGCCTGCGCACCGCGCTGCCCGAGGGGCGCGAAGCCGCCGTCATCGCCGCGTGGCGGGAGAAGACCAAGTAGGAGCAGGCGTTCCGCGTTCCGCGTTCGGCATTCGGCATCATCCTCCGCCCACGGGGGAGGTTGCGAGTTCGCGAGCCGGAGGGCACTTCACCCCCTCACATCCTCACCTCTTCACCTCCTCACCTCCTCACCTCTCTTCTACCCTACTCCCCATGCCCACCCCTTCACGCGAGGAGTTCCTCGCGCTTGTCGCGCGTGAACGCGGCCACGCCACCCTCTGCATCCCCATCTGCATCCGCCTGCTCGCCGACCACCTCACGCCGGTGGTCGCGTACCGCCGCCTCGTCTCGCCCGACGACCGCACCGCGCCGTCGTTCCTCCTCGAGTCCGTCGAAGGGGGCGAGCGCCAAGGCCGCTACTCCATCCTCGGCGCCCGCCCGCGCACCACGTTCATCGCGCGCGAGGGCGCCGTCACCATCGAGCAGCACGCGCCCGGCGCGCCACCTGCATCGCCCGGCGCGCAGTCGCCTTCGGGCGCGCAGTCGCCTTCGGCCAGCGAACAGACAACGCCCCCCGACCCCTTCGCGCCGCTGAAGGCCTTCGCCCGCGCCCGGCGCCTCGTGCGCACGCCCGGCGCGCCGTCGTGCTTCCTCGGCGGCCTGGTCGGCTACGCCGCGTACGACAGCGTGCGCTACGCCGAGCCCGACAAGCTCCCCTTCGCCGCCGCCCCGCGCGACGACCGCGCGCTCCCCGACCTCGACTTCGCGTACTACGACGGCGTGGTCGTCTTCGACCACGTGGACAAGCTCGTCTGCGTCGTGCAACTCGCCGAGGTCGCGCCCCACGCCGACCCCGCCGCGGCGTACGACGACGCGCTCGCCCGCCTGCACGACCGCCTCGCCCTGCTCGAGCG
The sequence above is drawn from the Planctomycetota bacterium genome and encodes:
- the rpiB gene encoding ribose 5-phosphate isomerase B, whose product is MKIVLGADHRGHSSVRQLQEKLAREGHQVDLVGDCSGTPCDYPERAWQIGRAVADGRADVGILVCGTGIGMAIAANKIKGVRAAVVHDEITAQLSRSHNNANVLCLSADLLGQRLIEKIADVWLATSFEGGRHARRIRKILAMEEGKDPATISE
- a CDS encoding NAD-dependent epimerase/dehydratase family protein — protein: MHHTRREFIKVSLASSAALALTPTLLAGVERRKRLRILILGGTGFLGPAIVEDALKRGHELTLFNRGKREKTKGTSFDDVTKLYGNRDPNKHAEDPKPEGPKGLEQIEAAVKAGTKWDAVIDTSGYVPRIVKASAELLAPAASHYAFVSTLSVYAKNDTPGMGEDAPLGTLADPTVETMGAQFENYGPLKALCEQAAEAAMPGRTLNVRPGYIVGVRDDTDRFSYWPVRTSQGGEMLVPGSPDDPVQFIDVRDLAAFILNAVERKVTGPINVCGPVGGTTWGALIDACEQSVRRMHREGATKVWIPADFLATQELGPGILPIWIPPEGEYAGFHRRSIDKAVKAGLTTRPAADTCAEILGWWPGEIERRTRVTKEMRDAAIAEGKEPPKMSDPTRLRTALPEGREAAVIAAWREKTK